In Gulosibacter molinativorax, a single window of DNA contains:
- a CDS encoding alpha/beta fold hydrolase, producing MTELLPESFHIKTQEVGTGSGRVVFFHGLMGRGKNFMTAAKGLAETHTSLLVDLPNHGESGWTERFDYAEQADLLAAVLAGGYAKDVPVNLVGHSMGAKMAMVLATRHPELFERVVIVDMGPGATPGPDRGQNTDFTHLLGSLKALDLSTINSRGEAGEALAEHIPSRTVRGFLLQNLKRGRDGFEWEPNLDLLYASLDVIGGEPDYGEGHFDGPVLWMGGAKSNYVSTDQLPLMKRLFPRTNRITIKDAGHWVHSEQPASFLHVLKTFLGQTFAG from the coding sequence ATGACTGAACTGCTGCCCGAGTCTTTTCACATCAAGACGCAAGAGGTTGGAACGGGAAGCGGGCGGGTCGTCTTCTTCCACGGTCTGATGGGGCGCGGCAAGAACTTTATGACCGCGGCTAAGGGCCTGGCTGAGACGCACACGAGCCTGCTAGTCGATCTGCCCAACCACGGCGAGTCGGGCTGGACCGAGCGGTTCGACTATGCGGAGCAGGCCGACCTCCTCGCAGCCGTGCTTGCGGGCGGCTATGCCAAGGATGTGCCGGTCAATCTCGTCGGTCATTCGATGGGTGCCAAGATGGCAATGGTGCTTGCGACCCGGCATCCCGAGCTGTTCGAACGCGTCGTCATCGTCGACATGGGGCCGGGCGCGACGCCTGGGCCGGATCGAGGCCAGAACACGGACTTTACTCACCTGCTCGGGAGCCTGAAGGCCCTCGACCTTTCCACGATCAACAGCCGTGGTGAGGCGGGTGAGGCCCTCGCCGAACACATTCCGAGCCGCACCGTGCGGGGTTTCTTGCTGCAGAATCTGAAGCGCGGCCGCGATGGTTTCGAGTGGGAGCCGAACCTCGACCTCCTGTATGCGTCGCTCGATGTCATCGGCGGCGAGCCCGACTACGGCGAAGGGCACTTCGACGGCCCCGTGCTGTGGATGGGTGGCGCGAAGTCGAACTATGTCAGCACCGACCAGCTCCCGCTCATGAAGCGACTGTTCCCGCGCACCAACCGCATCACGATCAAGGATGCGGGGCATTGGGTGCACTCGGAACAGCCAGCATCCTTCCTGCACGTGCTGAAAACGTTCTTGGGGCAGACGTTCGCGGGGTAA